From Cryobacterium sp. GrIS_2_6:
GATGCGGACGAGTGAGCTCCGCAAGGGCGCGCTTGGCAGAGCCATGATGACCCTCATGATTGCGAGCATGGCGCTTGGTCGGCCTTCCGACTCTCGTTCCGCACATGAGACCACCTAAACCACCTACACTGGCACCGCAGTCTACCCCGGCCGAGGCGCCGACCGCAGTGAGACCCGGAAAGGAATCCAGATGCGCGCGCGCCTCTATCTCGACGTGGACGGCGTTGTGAACGCAACAAACGCCCGGTTGATCTGGGGCGATGAGGAGTCCGCATCCGTCACGCTGCACAGCGTGGTCGGCCCCGACAAGGTCTTCACGGTCGTTTGGGCCCCGGCTCTAATCGCAGCTCTTGACGATCTGCGTGCCGATTTCGATCTGGACCTCGTGTGGCTCTCGACCTGGAATGAAGGTCACAGCGTTCTAACCGGTTTGGTCCCAGCCTTCGGCGGACTCGAGCGCGGCCGAATCCTGCCGTACCACCCGGAGGAAAAGGTACACGGTGAGGCGTCGGGTTGGTGGAAGGCCCGGAGCATCCTCGA
This genomic window contains:
- a CDS encoding HAD domain-containing protein, which encodes MRARLYLDVDGVVNATNARLIWGDEESASVTLHSVVGPDKVFTVVWAPALIAALDDLRADFDLDLVWLSTWNEGHSVLTGLVPAFGGLERGRILPYHPEEKVHGEASGWWKARSILDDQAAAPAPFIWIDDVEIELHGYRMLNAPTGMSVLMIPTNTMAGLTPDDVTKMRSWLEQLSGKADR